The Parus major isolate Abel chromosome Z, Parus_major1.1, whole genome shotgun sequence genome has a window encoding:
- the MCCC2 gene encoding methylcrotonoyl-CoA carboxylase beta chain, mitochondrial, producing MLLGVPRLPGRCLGLLRPLLARGYRGEAVAAVGSRPDAGSALYQENYERMKALVTELQEQAEKIRLGGGEKARKLHTSRGKLLPRERIDKLIDPGSPFLEFSQFAGYQLYGNEEVPAGGIITGIGRVSGTECLIVANDATVKGGTYYPITVKKHLRAQEIAMQNHLPCLYLVDSGGANLPRQAEVFPDRDHFGRIFYNQAVMSSQGIPQIAVVMGSCTAGGAYVPAMADESIIVGKQGTIFLGGPPLVKAATGEQVSAEELGGADLHCRKSGVTDHYALDDNHALHLARKVVRSLNLQKKVDVTIEPSEEPLFPADEIYGIVGDQLKRNFDVKEVIARIVDGSRFDEFKALYGDTLVTGFARIFGYPVGIIGNNGVLFSESAKKGTHFIQLCCQRNIPIVFLQNITGFMVGKEYEAGGIAKDGAKMVTAVACANVPKITVIIGGSYGAGNYGMCGRAYSPRFLYMWPNARISVMGGEQAATVLATIAKDQKAREGKQLSEADEAALKEPIIRRFEEEGNPYYSSARLWDDGIIDPADTRLVLGLSLSAALNAPTKKTEFGVFRM from the exons ATGCTGCTGGGTGTCCCGCGGCTCCCGGGCcgctgcctggggctgctgcgCCCGCTGCTCGCCCGCGGGTACCGCGGCGAGGCGGTGGCGGCCGTGGGGTCGCGGCCCGACGCGGGCTCCGCGCTCTACCAG GAGAACTATGAACGAATGAAAGCACTGGTAACTGAACTACaagaacaagcagaaaaaatcAGATTAG GAGGTGGAGAAAAAGCTCGTAAACTTCATACATCAAGAGGAAAGCTGTTACCCAGAGAGAGAATTGACAAGCTTATTGATCCTGG ATCTCCATTTTTGGAGTTCTCCCAGTTTGCTGGTTACCAGTTGTATGGTAATGAAGAGGTACCTGCAGGAGGCATTATCACAGGCATTGGACGAGTATCTGG gaCAGAATGCTTGATTGTTGCTAATGATGCAACTGTCAAAGGTGGTACCTATTATCCCATCACTGTTAAGAAACATTTACGTGCTCAAGAAATTGCAATGCAAAATCATCTCCCTTGCCTTTATTTGG TTGATTCAGGAGGAGCAAATTTACCTCGGCAAGCAGAAGTATTTCCAGATCGAGATCATTTTGGCCGTATTTTCTATAATCAAGCAGTCATGTCCTCACAAGGAATTCCACAG ATAGCGGTAGTCATGGGATCCTGTACAGCAGGAGGAGCATACGTACCTGCAATGGCTGATGAAAGTATTATTGTTGGCAAACAGGGAACAATATTCCTGGGAGGGCCACCACTG GTTAAAGCAGCAACAGGTGAACAGGTATCAGCAGAGGAACTTGGAGGGGCAGATCTTCACTGCAg AAAATCTGGTGTAACAGATCATTATGCCTTGGATGACAATCATGCACTTCATCTGGCAAGGAAAGTTGTAAGGAGTTTGAATCTCCAGAAGAAAGTAGAT GTCACTATAGAACCATCAGAAGAGCCTTTATTTCCAGCTGATGAAATATATGGAATAGTTGGTGACCAgctaaaaagaaattttgatgTCAAAGAG GTCATTGCTAGAATTGTAGATGGAAGCAGATTTGATGAATTCAAAGCTTTGTATGGAGATACTTTAGTTACAG GATTTGCAAGAATTTTTGGTTACCCAGTAGGAATTATTGGAAACAATGGAGTTCTTTTCTCAGAGTCGGcaaaaaag GGTACACATTTTATCCAGTTGTGTTGCCAGAGAAATATTCCCATTGtgtttttgcaaaatattaCAG GTTTCATGGTTGGCAAAGAATATGAGGCTGGAGGGATAGCAAAAGATGGTGCCAAGATGGTAACTGCTGTAGCTTGTGCCAATGTACCTAAAATAACTGTCATTATTGGTGGCTCTTATGGAGCTGGAAACTATGGGATGTGTGGAAGAGCATATAG tccAAGATTTCTATATATGTGGCCAAATGCTCGCATATCAGTGATGGGAGGGGAACAAGCTGCAACTGTTCTAGCTACAATAGCTAAGGACCAAAAAGCAAGGGAGGGAAAACAG TTGTCTGAAGCAGATGAAGCAGCTTTGAAGGAGCCAATCATTAGGAGGTTCGAGGAGGAAGGAAACCCTTACTATTCCAGTGCAAG ATTATGGGATGACGGAATTATTGATCCGGCTGACACAAGACTGGTTTTGGGCCTCAGTCTCAGCGCAGCACTAAATGCACCCACGAAGAAGACAGAATTTGGAGTTTTCAGGATGTAA